From the Leishmania donovani BPK282A1 complete genome, chromosome 30 genome, one window contains:
- a CDS encoding protein kinase, putative — MEEYNIKRKIGDGAQGVVYEVEHRTSKTSYAMKVICCTDQEQVNMALKEIKVLLQLRHPSIVSYVDFFLVFNSVKLRREFAAQSEGACGSGGCGDGQQREARVQREQDSLFLCSLSNSEFHHGCAADSGWKQATAEASSNAPTGKPQSGAARVVPTSLLSKHRQQAGAHWLGEEEIAVCLVMELCSNGDMQGLVREARQEFMKTGSHSITEAQAVSWLEQAAAALQFIHDKGFLHRDLKPTNIFFDEYKNIKIGDFGLAATVGLGRNSAVGTPYYLAPERMLQQRYDGKVDIWGLGVVLLELLTLREQPINSMLLENPKVVDTVIPQITKMGYSTKLAALLRDMLQRQPQGRPTPSSILHRLASITATSPHPGMSATLFAGMSCPKLTEALCDVCEVEVAGVMCSSCKAAFCAGCDRARHRHHSRQSHDRTNMSSIVNSMNGASSLPLSATPMQQQQQQKTLSFSRGPSPANTSDQTRASMQNIVVFPSSSTSHSRTLPREREMNSRTFTRFQLALPGCSVSMSEYSMAQGFQGRRDGSGINAAVAETVLRVPDDVPSLAQALQVVESMPHIRKILVAGNTTHTVPLVLTSRLPDSIKLVGESPPPMLEVADSPFALHCQSGRGSVENFILRHVGRFRSKLLKLDTNLHQADANAMASAPARKPSRPTAVSITGGEWRLHKCRISCVEGSGVTVGGGKHTSSSSTNGQNTSATGTRSSRPPPSPSLVARSSLVNGVEEGAEDADVLSMEPIITKCSFIDVTAAGIVLMEKSRGLYEGNTFSGCGFAAFLLRKDATPRIRANHITDGAEAGIFCQDASGLMEYNVIAQNAGCGIVVKGASAVPVIRKNRVLSNVQAGVFCCDKAAPFVSDNEIRQNGKAGVLVKTTAAPKITRNVIESGKEAGIYVFEKGAGIIEENRIRGNQNAGLLVTTGGNPHVIHNTISKNAYEGIWVCKHGGGTFCDNDLRGNTKGAKDIEADSRVTWVGNVEQ, encoded by the coding sequence ATGGAGGAATACAACATTAAGCGGAAGatcggcgatggcgcccAAGGTGTCGTGTACGAGGTGGAGCACCGCACCTCGAAGACGAGCTATGCAATGAAGGTGATCTGCTGCACCGACCAGGAGCAGGTAAACAtggcgctgaaggagatcaaggtgctgctgcagctgcgtcaccCCAGCATCGTCTCTTACGTTGActtcttcctcgtcttcAACAGTGTCAAGCTCCGCCGCGAGTTCGCCGCACAGAGCGAAGGCGCGTGTGGCAGCGGAGGATGTGGTGACGGTCAGCAGCGTGAGGCGAGGGTGCAGCGAGAGCAGGACAGCCTCTTCCTTTGCAGCCTGTCGAACAGCGAGTTCCACCatggctgcgccgccgacaGCGGATGGAAACAGGCGACTGCGGAAGCCTCTTCGAACGCCCCGACGGGAAAGCCgcagagcggcgccgcccgcgTTGTTCCGACCTCGCTGCTCAGCAAGCACCGACAACAGGCAGGAGCGCACTGgctcggcgaggaggagatcgcTGTGTGTCTCGTGATGGAGCTCTGCAGCAACGGTGACATGCAAGGGCTCGTGCGGGAGGCGCGGCAGGAGTTCATGAAGACGGGTAGCCACAGCATCAcagaggcgcaggcggtgtCGTGGCTCGAgcaggctgctgcggcgctgcagttCATTCATGATAAGGGCTTTTTGCATCGCGACCTGAAGCCGACGAACATCTTCTTCGACGAGTACAAGAACATCAAGATCGGTGACTTTGGcctggcggcgacggtcgGGCTTGGCCGAAACTCGGCGGTTGGGACACCCTACTACCTAGCGCCGGAGCgcatgctgcagcagcgctacgaCGGCAAGGTGGACATCTGGGGTCTCGGCGTCGTCTTGCTCGAGCTCCTGACGCTGCGCGAACAGCCGATCAACAGCATGTTGCTAGAGAACCCGAAAGTAGTGGACACGGTGATTCCGCAAATCACCAAAATGGGCTACTCCACCAAGCTGGCTGCTTTGCTGCGGGacatgctgcagcgccagccgcaAGGGCGCCCCACCCCGTCCTCTATTTTGCACCGCTTGGCgagcatcaccgccacctcgccgcaCCCCGGCATGTCCGCGACGCTCTTCGCTGGGATGAGCTGTCCGAAACTAACAGAGGCGCTCTGCGACGTCTGCGAAGTCGAAGTCGCCGGCGTTATGTGCTCGAGCTGCAAGGCTGCCTTCTGCGCCGGATGTGATCGTGCCCGTCACAGGCACCACTCGCGCCAAAGCCACGATCGCACAAACATGTCGTCTATTGTGAACAGCATGAacggcgcctcctccttgcctctgtcggcgacgccgatgcagcagcagcagcagcagaaaacGCTGTCCTTTTCGCGGGGGCCCTCGCCGGCGAACACCTCAGACCAGACGCGGGCGAGCATGCAGAACATCGTCGTCTTtccgtccagcagcaccagtcACTCCcgcacgctgccgcgcgagcgcGAGATGAACAGCAGGACATTCACCCGTTttcagctggcgctgccggggTGTAGCGTATCCATGTCTGAGTACTCCATGGCACAGGGGTTTCAGGGGCGCCGCGACGGGTCTGGCATCAACGCGGCCGTAGCAgagacggtgctgcgtgTCCCGGATGATGTGCCGAGCCTCGCCCAGGCGTTACAGGTGGTTGAGAGCATGCCACACATTCGCAAAATCCTCGTCGCCGGTAACACCACGCACACAGTGCCGCTTGTCCTTACATCACGACTGCCGGACAGCATCAAACTTGTAGGTgagtcgccgccaccgatgctggaggtggcggaCAGCCCATTTGCTTTGCACTGCCAGTCTGGCAGGGGTAGTGTGGAGAACTTCATCCTCCGCCATGTCGGACGCTTCCGCTCCAAGCTGCTCAAGCTGGACACAAATCTCCACCAGGCAGACGCAAACGCAATGGCATCGGCGCCTGCAAGAAAGCCGTCGCGGCCGACCGCCGTGTCAATCACGGGAGGCGAGTGGAGGCTGCACAAGTGTCGCATCTCGTGCGTCGAGGGAAGTGGCGTGACGGTGGGCGGGGGCAAGCatacctcctcctcttccaccaACGGACAGAACACCTCCGCGACTGGCACGCGGTCGTCACGcccgccgccatctccgAGCTTGGTCGCTCGTTCAAGCCTGGTGAACGGCGTCGAGGAGGGTGCAGAGGACGCTGACGTCTTATCCATGGAGCCGATCATAACCAAGTGCAGCTTCATcgacgtcaccgccgccggcatcgTCCTCATGGAGAAGTCGCGAGGCCTCTACGAAGGCAACACGTTCTCTGGCTGCGGTTTTGCCGCTTTTCTGCTCCGAAAGGATGCGACGCCGCGCATTCGCGCCAACCACATCACCGACGGTGCCGAGGCAGGTATCTTTTGCCAAGATGCCTCGGGGTTGATGGAGTACAACGTGATTGCGCAGAACGCGGGCTGCGGCATCGTCGTTAAGGGGGCGTCCGCGGTGCCGGTTATTCGCAAGAATCGCGTTCTGTCCAACGTGCAGGCTGGTGTTTTCTGCTGCGACAAGGCCGCGCCGTTTGTCTCCGATAACGAGATTCGCCAGAATGGCAAGGCCGGCGTGCTGGTGAAGACGACCGCCGCACCGAAGATCACCCGCAACGTCATTGAGAGCGGCAAGGAGGCTGGCATTTACGTCTTTGAGAAGGGTGCCGGCATTATCGAGGAGAACCGTATCCGCGGCAACCAGAACGCCGGCCTCCTTGTCACCACCGGCGGCAATCCGCACGTCATCCATAACACCATCAGCAAGAACGCGTACGAGGGCATCTGGGTGTGCAagcacggcggtggcaccTTCTGCGACAACGATTTGCGCGGAAACACCAAAGGGGCCAAGGACATCGAGGCGGACAGCCGCGTCACATGGGTGGGTAATGTCGAGCAGTAA
- a CDS encoding alcohol dehydrogenase, putative, translated as MACRSYQFTICATSYLLRWRAPAVTQGSGALATLPHLVRGARLKRGLLVTDAMIMKLGLVDDFIDEMKKQGAELAIYKDVLPNPTIDMVEEASALYKKNKCDCLVAVGGGSVMDCAKLIGVRQARPRTPLPYMRGLLRVLWPLPPLIAVPTTAGTGSECTIAAVVSDPAKKDKLVVMDPFLTPSHCVLDPALTMTLPKFVTATTGMDALTHVVEAYTNVFHYRTVDKAALRAMELLAKYLPCAYKDGSNLEAREKMLQASYLAGLSFTRAGVGNVHAAAHAVGGLYNVPHGYANAVILPHVLDMYGSAAHKSLARLAEAANIVGGNDAEKAANFISWVREMNAQMQIPTTLGASDSRWVPQEEDIPFLVKHAVIEANPFYAVPVIFGEEEMTELFRRIM; from the coding sequence ATGGCGTGCCGTTCATATCAGTTCACCATATGCGCGACAAGCTACCTGCTGCGTTGGCGAGCGCCAGCAGTCACCCAAGGCTCCGGCGCCCTGGCAACGTTGCCGCATCTGGTACGTGGGGCGAGGCTAAAGCGGGGGCTTTTGGTCACAGATGCAATGATCATGAAGCTTGGCCTCGTCGACGACTTCATCGACGAGATGAAGAAGCAGGGCGCCGAGCTGGCCATCTACAAGGACGTTTTGCCCAACCCCACCATCGACatggtggaggaggccagTGCACTGTACAAGAAGAATAAGTGCGACTGCCTCGTTGCCGTCGGTGGCGGGAGCGTCATGGACTGCGCGAAGCTGATTGGCGTGCGCCAGGCGCGCCCCCGCACCCCGCTTCCGTACATGCGGGGCCTCCTCCGTGTTCTgtggccactgccgccgctcatcGCCGTTCCTACAACGGCGGGAACGGGGAGCGAGTGCACGATTGCCGCTGTTGTCAGCGACCCCGCGAAAAAAGACAAGCTTGTCGTCATGGATCCCTTCCTTACTCCCTCCCACTGCGTGCTCGACCCGGCCCTGACAATGACACTGCCCAAGTTTGTGacggccaccaccggcatGGACGCCTTGACGCATGTTGTGGAAGCGTACACGAACGTCTTCCACTACCGCACCGTAGACAAGGCGGCACTGCGCGCCATGGAGCTGCTCGCCAAATACCTTCCGTGCGCGTACAAGGACGGGAGCAACCtggaggcgcgcgagaagATGCTGCAGGCGTCGTACCTCGCCGGTCTCTCCTTCACACGTGCGGGTGTCGGCAAcgtgcacgcggcggcgcacgcggtGGGTGGGCTGTACAATGTGCCGCACGGCTACGCGAACGCCGTGATTCTACCGCACGTGCTGGACATGtacggcagcgcggcgcacaAGTCGCTCGCTCGGCTTGCTGAGGCAGCAAACATCGTTGGTGGCAACGACGCCGAGAAGGCGGCGAACTTCATTTCGTGGGTTCGCGAGATGAATGCGCAGATGCAGATACCAACGACGCTCGGCGCCAGTGACTCGCGGTGGGTCCCTCAGGAGGAGGACATCCCCTTCCTCGTAAAGCACGCCGTCATCGAGGCGAATCCATTCTACGCCGTGCCGGTGATATTTGGAGAGGAGGAAATGACTGAGCTCTTCCGCCGCATCATGTGA